DNA sequence from the Aphelocoma coerulescens isolate FSJ_1873_10779 chromosome 27, UR_Acoe_1.0, whole genome shotgun sequence genome:
GGTTGCCACCAGCAGCTTTAGCAGATCCTGTTGCAGTAGCGGTTGGTGATGCAGGAGAGGTCAAAGCCGCCAGAGTTGATGGGCACTCCTTCAcagctgaggatgctgccaacagcagcggaggtggaggatcccaccacggtgttctgtgggaaggagctgaggat
Encoded proteins:
- the LOC138099319 gene encoding feather keratin Cos1-1/Cos1-3/Cos2-1-like, with product MSCCQPCNPCCQPCGPCPLANSCNECCVRQCQSSTVVIEPSPVVVTLPGPILSSFPQNTVVGSSTSAAVGSILSCEGVPINSGGFDLSCITNRYCNRIC